From the Ruania alkalisoli genome, one window contains:
- a CDS encoding type II toxin-antitoxin system VapC family toxin, producing the protein MIAVDTSALVTIVLGEPELERFAAIMASRPCVVSTSSITEAALVVQTRQGPDAVEDLRRVLQQAKVEIAPVDEEQAWSAHAAWQRFGKGRHPAGLNYGDCFSYALAKTRAVPLLYQGEGFTQTDIEPAR; encoded by the coding sequence GTGATCGCCGTTGACACCTCGGCACTGGTCACCATCGTTCTGGGGGAGCCCGAGCTCGAACGATTCGCCGCGATCATGGCCAGCAGACCGTGCGTGGTGAGCACTTCCAGCATCACCGAGGCAGCGCTGGTGGTCCAGACACGCCAGGGACCGGACGCCGTCGAGGATCTGCGGCGAGTGCTTCAGCAGGCGAAGGTCGAGATCGCCCCGGTGGACGAGGAGCAGGCGTGGTCGGCCCACGCTGCCTGGCAGCGGTTCGGCAAGGGAAGGCATCCTGCCGGGCTCAACTACGGTGACTGCTTCTCCTATGCTCTGGCGAAGACTCGCGCGGTACCCCTGCTCTACCAGGGGGAGGGCTTCACGCAGACCGACATCGAGCCGGCGCGCTGA
- a CDS encoding Pr6Pr family membrane protein: MSLARCVHVVTAVVALSALTLQLVLSASGAAVLLATEVPPLGTRLWRLISYFTIQSNVLVAVSAVMLGLDPQRDGRVFRIVRLAGVVGITVTGLVHFFLLRPLLDLSGWSFVADTMLHVVVPVLCVAGWLLVGPRSRVDVLAVVGATVWPVLWLAATLIVGGITDWFPYPFVNFRAEGWPAVAITCLGVLLLFSVLFVAVWFADRWLRGVRDRRVQA, encoded by the coding sequence GTGTCCCTCGCTCGCTGCGTTCATGTGGTGACCGCTGTGGTGGCCCTGAGCGCGCTGACCCTGCAGCTGGTGCTCTCCGCTTCCGGTGCGGCGGTGCTGCTCGCGACGGAGGTGCCGCCGCTCGGGACCCGGCTGTGGCGATTGATCTCCTACTTCACGATTCAGAGCAATGTGCTCGTCGCGGTTTCGGCGGTCATGCTCGGGCTGGACCCGCAGCGCGATGGACGGGTGTTCCGGATCGTGCGACTCGCCGGCGTGGTCGGGATCACGGTGACCGGGTTGGTGCATTTCTTCCTGCTCCGGCCACTGCTGGATCTGAGCGGCTGGTCGTTCGTCGCGGACACGATGTTGCACGTGGTCGTGCCGGTGTTGTGCGTGGCGGGGTGGCTGCTGGTGGGTCCACGGTCACGGGTCGACGTCCTGGCCGTGGTCGGCGCAACGGTGTGGCCGGTTCTCTGGCTCGCGGCGACCCTCATCGTCGGCGGGATCACGGATTGGTTCCCCTACCCGTTCGTCAACTTCCGGGCCGAGGGGTGGCCCGCGGTGGCGATCACCTGCCTGGGGGTCCTCCTGCTCTTCTCAGTGCTGTTCGTGGCCGTCTGGTTCGCAGACCGCTGGTTGCGGGGCGTTCGCGACCGTAGGGTGCAGGCATGA
- a CDS encoding type II toxin-antitoxin system VapB family antitoxin, with the protein MALNIKDPETDRLARELADRMGVSITAALKAALTDRLARTTPKVDVVYTSLVAVGERGRARAVLDDRPVDQIITYDDHGLPA; encoded by the coding sequence ATGGCGCTCAACATCAAGGATCCGGAGACGGACCGGCTTGCCCGAGAGCTCGCCGACCGGATGGGGGTGTCCATCACGGCCGCCCTCAAGGCTGCACTCACCGACAGGCTCGCGCGCACGACTCCGAAGGTAGACGTGGTCTATACCAGCCTCGTCGCCGTCGGTGAGCGAGGGAGGGCGCGAGCGGTGCTGGACGATCGTCCTGTCGATCAGATCATCACGTATGACGACCACGGTCTGCCGGCGTGA